In a single window of the Hymenobacter sp. YIM 151858-1 genome:
- the traJ gene encoding conjugative transposon protein TraJ: protein MLLQILLQVTSSFKSLQDLLDTLYREMYPLCKDFINVGRALGGLGALALISVSVWRSLANAEPIDFFPLLRPFAIGLAIALFPLLLDTLNGVMNPLSGATKGLVQAQNQTIVDLQNRKEKVLASKAENQPFESDEAFEQELAKKEYFDLSGRSGLYFDRMAYNVQKSFREWLKEALELAYNAAALVINTIRTFFLIVLSIIGPISFGFAIWPGFEGTLSGWFSRYVNVFLWLPVANIYGAIIARIQVLMLQQDLDNLAAGADASTADYGYMIFLLIAIVGYFTVPTVAGWIIQATGLQTAISRLQAGGGVANTAAAGAGAVAGRLAGGTQALGSTLLPNLHRQPASGYKPTANP from the coding sequence ATGCTACTGCAAATTCTTCTTCAAGTCACTTCTTCCTTCAAGTCGCTGCAGGACCTGCTGGATACCCTCTACCGCGAGATGTATCCGCTGTGCAAGGACTTTATCAACGTCGGCCGGGCATTGGGCGGGCTGGGGGCACTGGCCTTAATCAGCGTGTCGGTCTGGCGTTCCCTGGCCAACGCGGAGCCCATCGACTTCTTCCCGCTGCTCCGACCGTTTGCCATCGGCTTGGCCATCGCTCTTTTCCCTTTGTTGCTCGATACTCTGAATGGGGTCATGAATCCTCTCTCAGGCGCAACTAAGGGGTTAGTACAAGCGCAAAACCAAACTATAGTTGATCTCCAGAATAGAAAGGAAAAAGTGCTTGCCTCTAAAGCAGAAAATCAACCCTTTGAAAGCGATGAAGCATTTGAACAAGAACTCGCTAAAAAGGAATATTTCGACCTGAGCGGAAGGTCGGGCCTGTACTTTGACCGCATGGCTTACAACGTCCAGAAGAGCTTTCGCGAATGGCTCAAGGAGGCGTTGGAGCTGGCCTACAACGCGGCGGCCCTGGTCATCAACACCATCCGCACTTTTTTCCTGATCGTGCTAAGCATCATCGGGCCGATCTCTTTCGGCTTTGCTATCTGGCCGGGTTTTGAAGGCACGCTTTCCGGCTGGTTTTCCCGCTACGTCAACGTGTTCCTGTGGCTGCCCGTGGCCAACATCTACGGGGCCATCATCGCCCGCATCCAGGTGCTCATGCTGCAGCAGGACCTGGACAACCTTGCCGCCGGGGCGGACGCGAGCACGGCCGACTACGGGTACATGATCTTTCTGCTCATTGCCATCGTCGGCTACTTCACCGTGCCCACGGTAGCGGGCTGGATTATTCAGGCCACGGGCCTGCAAACCGCGATCTCCCGCCTGCAGGCCGGCGGTGGGGTCGCCAACACCGCTGCCGCCGGCGCCGGGGCCGTCGCGGGCCGGCTGGCCGGCGGCACCCAAGCCCTGGGCAGCACCCTGCTGCCCAACCTGCACCGGCAGCCTGCCTCCGGCTACAAGCCCACCGCCAACCCCTAA
- the traK gene encoding conjugative transposon protein TraK, translated as MLRSLKNVETAFQQVRTLAVVFGVLCLLLTGFTLFACLRAVSAAQNRVYLLADGQLLTAAARDVRDNRPVEAREHVRRFHELFFTLDPDEKAIEYNVGRALYLADASARRMYDNLREKGYYNDLIAANISQKLRVDSVVVDPAARTARCYATQLIIRSSSLTTRNLVSACSLRPVTRSENNPHGFLMERWRVLQNQDVRTEPR; from the coding sequence ATGCTTCGCAGCCTTAAAAACGTGGAAACTGCCTTTCAGCAGGTCAGAACCCTGGCCGTGGTGTTCGGGGTGCTTTGCCTGCTGCTCACTGGCTTTACCCTCTTCGCCTGCCTGCGCGCGGTCAGTGCCGCCCAGAACCGCGTTTACCTGCTCGCCGACGGGCAGCTGCTCACGGCCGCGGCCCGGGACGTGCGGGACAACCGCCCGGTGGAAGCCCGCGAGCACGTACGCCGCTTTCACGAGCTGTTCTTTACCCTCGACCCGGACGAGAAGGCCATCGAGTACAACGTGGGCCGGGCCTTGTACCTGGCCGACGCGAGCGCGCGGCGCATGTACGACAACCTGCGCGAGAAGGGTTACTACAACGACCTGATTGCGGCCAACATCAGCCAGAAGCTGCGGGTGGACTCCGTGGTGGTGGACCCGGCCGCGCGCACGGCCCGCTGCTACGCCACCCAGCTGATCATCCGCTCCTCTTCCCTGACCACCCGCAACCTGGTCTCGGCGTGCAGCCTGCGCCCGGTTACCCGCTCGGAAAACAACCCCCACGGTTTTCTGATGGAGCGCTGGCGCGTGCTGCAAAACCAGGACGTGCGCACCGAGCCCCGCTGA
- the traM gene encoding conjugative transposon protein TraM produces MSALPPPSPSFLHERRMAVALPVFVVPCAALVFWLLGGGRPVSAPESPAGLGGLNTELPGAAPPRPLAGKLDARLRADSAQPRSLAFAPGRVDTTAGLNYGLQPGAAGRDSSRGDAYARAAARQLASLQAQTYAPAGAASRPPAGAGEEPPARRSAEQDELDRSLAELEVLKAEYQRRLQSSRPAAAARAARRREPATVVQPVGPAVVSSLAAGAGRPRRTGFYTLSDAAPNEAGNALPAVVHTDQAVASGGTVKLRLTEEARVNGQLLPRHTLVHGQCRLAGERLRIEVRGVQVHNRLLPVALRAYDLDGSEGLFVPGAPTGEALRQGVQPGLSAAEALAATPHPGAAAAGVALETGRSLLGRRTRQVRITLKANHQLLLKP; encoded by the coding sequence ATGAGCGCCCTACCGCCCCCTTCGCCTTCCTTTCTGCACGAGCGCCGGATGGCCGTCGCCCTACCCGTCTTCGTGGTGCCCTGCGCCGCACTGGTGTTCTGGTTGCTGGGCGGCGGGCGCCCGGTTTCTGCCCCGGAATCCCCCGCCGGCCTCGGCGGGCTTAACACCGAGCTGCCCGGCGCCGCGCCGCCCCGCCCGCTGGCCGGCAAGCTGGATGCCCGCCTGCGGGCGGACTCCGCCCAGCCCCGGAGCCTGGCTTTCGCCCCGGGCCGCGTCGATACGACCGCCGGGCTGAACTATGGCCTGCAACCGGGCGCTGCCGGGCGCGACAGCAGCCGGGGCGACGCCTACGCCCGGGCCGCGGCGCGGCAGCTGGCCTCCCTGCAGGCACAAACCTACGCCCCGGCCGGCGCGGCCTCCCGCCCGCCGGCGGGGGCAGGGGAGGAGCCTCCCGCCCGGCGCAGCGCCGAGCAGGACGAACTCGACCGCTCCCTGGCCGAGCTGGAAGTGCTCAAAGCCGAGTACCAGCGCCGGCTGCAGAGTTCCCGCCCCGCTGCTGCGGCGCGCGCTGCCCGGCGCCGGGAGCCCGCGACCGTGGTGCAGCCCGTGGGCCCGGCAGTGGTCTCCTCCCTGGCTGCGGGGGCCGGGCGCCCGCGCCGGACGGGCTTTTACACGCTCAGCGACGCGGCCCCGAACGAGGCGGGCAATGCCTTGCCGGCCGTGGTGCACACCGACCAGGCGGTGGCGAGCGGGGGCACCGTAAAGCTCCGCCTGACCGAGGAAGCCCGGGTAAACGGGCAGCTGCTGCCCCGCCACACGCTCGTGCACGGGCAGTGCCGGCTCGCGGGCGAGCGCCTGCGCATCGAAGTGCGGGGCGTGCAGGTCCACAACCGCCTGCTGCCCGTCGCCCTGCGGGCCTACGACCTGGACGGCAGCGAAGGCCTGTTCGTGCCCGGGGCTCCCACGGGCGAGGCCCTGCGCCAGGGCGTGCAGCCGGGCCTCAGCGCGGCCGAAGCTTTGGCCGCAACCCCGCACCCGGGCGCCGCGGCGGCCGGCGTCGCGCTCGAAACCGGGCGGAGCCTGCTCGGCCGCCGCACCCGGCAGGTGCGCATTACCCTCAAAGCCAACCACCAACTTCTGCTTAAGCCATGA
- the traN gene encoding conjugative transposon protein TraN yields the protein MTKRLFCLLFPLLLPAVSARAQQPALSFEPRQAVPAYRLGVGLQKTTHLVFPYAVTYVDLGSGDIIAARAESATNIVKVKASRAGFAETNMTVLAADGKLYSFLVHYERNPRLLTLDLGAGSEQPSPRVQLRHQPAAQPELERAARLALAKGPRGRGRGQQGVQLQTGELYTDGDSFFLPLHARNTTRIPFDVDFVRFYLQDRRRVRRTAAQQRPLQPYYVYNGGQAQIAGNGQLSQVFVLRRFTFPASQHLVVELYEKGGGRHVTLPLSYRRVLRARRLPGRAAGLPGTAEARL from the coding sequence ATGACCAAGCGCCTGTTTTGTTTGCTGTTTCCCCTGCTCTTACCCGCCGTATCCGCCCGCGCCCAGCAGCCCGCGTTAAGCTTCGAGCCCCGGCAGGCCGTGCCCGCCTACCGCCTGGGGGTGGGCCTGCAGAAAACCACCCACCTGGTGTTTCCCTACGCCGTGACTTACGTGGATTTGGGCAGCGGCGACATCATCGCCGCGCGGGCGGAAAGCGCCACCAACATTGTCAAGGTAAAAGCCAGCCGGGCCGGCTTTGCCGAAACCAACATGACGGTGCTGGCGGCCGACGGCAAGCTGTATTCCTTTCTGGTGCACTACGAGCGCAACCCCCGCCTGCTGACCCTGGATCTGGGGGCCGGCAGCGAACAGCCCTCCCCGCGGGTGCAGCTGCGCCACCAGCCCGCCGCGCAGCCCGAGCTGGAACGCGCCGCCCGCCTGGCCCTGGCCAAGGGCCCCCGGGGCCGGGGACGCGGGCAGCAGGGCGTGCAGCTGCAGACCGGGGAGCTCTACACCGACGGCGACTCCTTTTTCCTCCCCCTGCACGCGCGCAACACCACCCGCATCCCGTTCGACGTGGACTTTGTGCGCTTCTACCTGCAGGACCGCCGCCGGGTGCGGCGCACGGCCGCCCAGCAGCGCCCGCTGCAGCCCTACTACGTCTACAACGGTGGCCAGGCCCAGATTGCCGGAAACGGGCAGCTTAGCCAGGTGTTCGTGCTGCGGCGGTTTACGTTTCCGGCCAGCCAGCACCTGGTCGTGGAGCTCTACGAAAAGGGCGGGGGCCGCCACGTGACCCTGCCCTTGTCCTACCGGCGGGTGCTGCGGGCCCGGCGCCTGCCCGGCCGCGCGGCCGGCTTGCCCGGAACGGCCGAGGCCCGCTTATAA
- a CDS encoding replication initiation protein codes for MKQSDTAAIEIRQHNAITTARYEMTACEMDVVFYLLSLLKKEDRTGTLYKVRVKDLESLTGRQWNYQQFLEATSSLRTREYVIEDKKRLLQVGLLASAEYLKGEGVIELEISEKIRPYLIDLKNNFTSYRLQAAFSLSSKYAKRIYQIASQWKDVGESKTFTISDFKVMLHLKDPKGIEAEQYTKVSMFQKFVLDVAVKQINQHTDLQIQYELIKKGRSFESIRFFIKQQTPQQLPLQFERPAEDGKVELARHHLKALGIVDPQLVERILGEERLVGEVNAFAYKLKTQKIKAAKNPAGLLLKVLGLR; via the coding sequence ATGAAGCAAAGCGACACGGCCGCCATCGAAATCCGGCAGCACAACGCCATTACCACGGCCCGCTACGAGATGACGGCCTGCGAGATGGACGTGGTCTTTTACCTGCTTTCCCTGCTGAAGAAAGAGGACCGGACGGGTACGCTCTACAAGGTGCGGGTAAAGGATTTGGAAAGCCTGACCGGGCGGCAGTGGAACTACCAGCAGTTTCTCGAAGCGACGTCTTCGCTGCGCACCCGCGAGTACGTGATCGAGGACAAAAAGCGCCTGCTGCAGGTGGGCTTGCTGGCCTCGGCCGAATACCTGAAGGGGGAAGGGGTCATCGAGCTGGAAATCTCGGAAAAGATCCGGCCCTACCTGATCGACCTGAAAAATAACTTTACCTCCTACCGCCTGCAGGCCGCTTTCTCCCTGTCGAGCAAGTACGCCAAGCGCATCTACCAGATCGCCTCGCAGTGGAAGGACGTGGGGGAGAGCAAGACCTTTACCATCTCGGACTTCAAGGTCATGCTGCACCTGAAAGACCCCAAGGGCATCGAGGCCGAGCAGTACACCAAGGTGTCCATGTTCCAGAAGTTCGTGCTCGACGTGGCCGTCAAGCAAATCAACCAGCACACCGACCTGCAGATCCAGTACGAGCTCATCAAAAAGGGCCGCTCCTTTGAAAGCATCCGCTTCTTTATCAAGCAGCAGACCCCGCAGCAGCTGCCCCTGCAGTTTGAGCGCCCCGCCGAGGACGGTAAGGTCGAGCTGGCCCGCCACCACCTAAAAGCCCTGGGCATCGTCGATCCCCAGCTCGTGGAGCGCATCCTGGGCGAGGAGCGCCTGGTCGGCGAAGTAAATGCCTTTGCCTACAAGCTCAAAACCCAGAAGATCAAGGCCGCAAAGAACCCCGCCGGCCTGCTGCTCAAGGTGCTGGGCCTGCGCTGA
- a CDS encoding porin: MKSLFTLALLLAAAATRAQIPTPADSAATKPVTFYGFVDAYYGYDFRHAATHERPGFLYSHNRQNEFTVNNAVLGARYAGGRVRGSLGLHAGTYPQANYAPEPVIFRNIFEAYAGFRPFRRAWLDAGLFASHIGFESAISKDNWTLSRSLMAENSPYYESGVRLSYEVSRQLTLTALVLNGWQRIRENNQAKALGTQVQWQLTDKLLLNSSTFYGNEQPADSLRRRRYFHDFFARYAVTDRLSLALVFDVGQQEGTRRGGKADTWHTGAAFVRYRLTPHWAAAARAEYYYAQRGVVISSLAPQPGDADVNLRGASLNLDYAPAPTVLVRLEGRLLTAHRKLFEQENNRLAATYGNFTSSIALSF, translated from the coding sequence ATGAAATCACTCTTTACGCTTGCCCTGCTGCTGGCTGCCGCCGCCACGCGGGCCCAAATACCGACGCCGGCAGACTCCGCCGCAACCAAGCCGGTCACCTTTTATGGCTTCGTCGACGCTTATTACGGCTACGATTTCCGGCATGCCGCCACCCATGAGCGGCCCGGCTTTCTGTACTCGCACAACCGCCAAAACGAGTTCACCGTCAACAACGCCGTGCTGGGCGCACGCTACGCCGGCGGCCGGGTGCGCGGGAGCCTGGGCCTGCATGCCGGCACGTACCCGCAGGCCAACTACGCGCCGGAGCCCGTCATCTTCCGTAACATTTTCGAGGCCTACGCCGGCTTTCGGCCGTTCCGCCGGGCCTGGCTTGACGCGGGCCTCTTCGCCTCGCATATCGGCTTTGAGTCGGCCATCAGCAAGGACAATTGGACGCTCAGCCGCTCGCTTATGGCCGAGAATTCGCCTTACTACGAGTCGGGGGTGCGTCTGTCCTACGAAGTAAGCCGGCAGCTGACGCTGACCGCGCTGGTGCTGAACGGCTGGCAACGCATCCGGGAAAACAACCAGGCGAAGGCCCTCGGTACGCAGGTCCAGTGGCAGCTCACCGACAAGCTGCTGCTCAACAGCAGCACTTTTTACGGCAACGAGCAGCCCGCTGACTCCCTGCGCCGGCGCCGGTACTTTCACGACTTCTTCGCCCGCTACGCCGTTACCGACCGGCTGAGCCTGGCGCTGGTCTTCGACGTGGGCCAGCAGGAAGGCACGCGACGCGGCGGCAAAGCCGACACCTGGCACACCGGCGCCGCGTTTGTGCGCTACCGGCTTACGCCGCACTGGGCCGCCGCGGCCCGCGCCGAATACTATTACGCCCAACGCGGCGTGGTCATCAGCAGCCTCGCCCCGCAACCCGGCGACGCCGACGTAAACCTGCGTGGGGCTTCCCTGAACCTCGACTACGCCCCCGCCCCCACCGTACTCGTGCGCCTCGAAGGCCGCCTGCTGACGGCGCACCGCAAGCTATTCGAGCAGGAAAATAATCGTCTCGCGGCTACTTACGGCAACTTTACCTCCAGCATTGCCCTCAGCTTCTAA
- a CDS encoding PID-CTERM protein-sorting domain-containing protein codes for MKPLVLIAVLLTAGLLRPAGAYAQGPGSGGPAPGPTDPSGPTAIPIDGGASLLAAGAVAYGLRTLRQRRRS; via the coding sequence ATGAAACCCCTTGTACTAATCGCGGTGCTGCTGACGGCCGGCCTGCTGCGCCCCGCCGGAGCCTATGCCCAGGGCCCCGGCTCGGGCGGTCCCGCGCCCGGCCCCACCGACCCTTCAGGCCCCACGGCCATTCCCATCGACGGCGGAGCTTCGCTGCTGGCCGCCGGCGCCGTGGCCTACGGCCTGCGCACCCTGCGCCAACGCCGCCGCTCCTAA
- a CDS encoding T9SS type A sorting domain-containing protein, with protein sequence MIRTYTAFRFLAALVGLLLSFGVRAQTPYALSNGNYAENFDQISGWANGFASGTGAAPFSVATPSPTLPNQNTVFSSGTSGGVQKGTGTILLLATGSTDNSSAAAFDLNLDFTGTTAGTITLDWASVANSSGNRQATFKLQTNTGTGGAFVDLPGSSVVLTNNVASSGQLAALTLPAGFDGNAAAKIRFFIQNTAGGVAPISGSRPKVSIDNLRVTATATGGPVTPAITTGTVAGSPYCVSATAGAAVSVPFSSTGGLSGTFDAQLSDASGVFDADLTKNLIGSGSASPLAATIPAGTPAGTGYRIRVVHAASPTTGSPNGSNLVVSAPPASNTVTLNPAAAQSVLTTGSGSAITATATAPSTFAWFYSPSSTGPFTSALASATAATYTPKGSDFGGAGTYYLVARATSTCGGVAGTSAPVTITVSAPQPTLTAAPNPVPDFGSVVVGSASDPKTVSLTGSNLSGPVTLTPPAGFQLRTGSNAFSCAALTLTPTAGGSLSASVEVRFVPALAQAYSAAIAVSGSATTWPGIAVSGTGTAAAYPPSLSTDAPGTITATAATGGGEVLEDGGSPVTARGLAYATTAAPTTQDDFTEDGTGLGRFTSQLSGLLPSTTYYVRAYATNAVGTSYGPVVSFTTPAAPAADLVISSGSAASPVDVAAGTYDNVTVTGTGFARLAGAVVVNGALTVQTGGGLSTNCQPLTGSGSFTLQPGATLSICDAAGIAGSGATGAVQLTGSRSFAPGADYVYNGTQAQVTGNGLPAQVRNLTSANAGVLTLSQPVAIRQVLTLNAGSLSTGGQALTLLSDATGTALVANLGAGRVSGNVTVQRYLDPSRNAGLGYRHLAAPTSGETVAAFGSGGAALVTNPAYNSSPTPTQTTPFPTVFRYDQARLASSPATTLSAFDKGWVSPATPADAASLTTGFTVQLPGASTLSFTGAVIGGTSVLNLNRDGGPTAAEAGWNFLGNPYPAPLDLSTIPGSQLVNLDAAFYTYESTSQYGGSYRSYVSGFGNPLLGTAQAFFMRVSAGQTAGSLTLTNANRVTSYGSQAPVRRGTADTRPQLQLTLAGAGLSDELTVYAQPGATAGFDAALDAAKLWNPNGLSLAALSAQGEPLAIDGRPAFPLAQPVPLTVQVPRAGSYSFTAASVANLPAGTTALLVDLTTGTRTPLQTGTRLTLELPAGTSAGRLQLEVSGRILSTVSPLAQQLSVYPNPSADGQLQLVRPAAWGSLQVEVLNSVGQVVQRAALRPGDTQLDVRTLSAGVYTLRLTTQAGQTLTKRLVRQ encoded by the coding sequence ATGATTCGTACTTATACCGCTTTCCGCTTCCTCGCCGCCTTGGTGGGGTTGCTGCTCAGCTTCGGCGTCCGGGCCCAGACGCCCTACGCCCTGAGCAACGGCAACTACGCCGAAAACTTCGACCAGATCAGCGGGTGGGCCAACGGCTTTGCCTCCGGCACCGGCGCGGCGCCCTTCAGCGTGGCCACCCCCAGCCCGACGCTGCCCAACCAGAACACCGTCTTTAGCAGCGGCACCAGCGGCGGCGTGCAGAAGGGCACCGGCACCATCCTCCTGCTGGCCACCGGCTCCACGGACAACAGCTCCGCGGCGGCCTTTGACCTGAACCTGGATTTCACCGGCACCACGGCCGGCACCATCACCCTGGACTGGGCCAGCGTGGCCAACTCCAGCGGCAACCGCCAGGCCACCTTTAAGCTGCAAACCAACACCGGTACGGGCGGCGCCTTCGTCGACCTGCCCGGCTCGAGCGTGGTGCTGACCAACAACGTGGCCTCCTCCGGCCAGCTGGCCGCCCTGACCCTGCCGGCCGGCTTTGACGGCAACGCCGCGGCCAAAATCCGCTTCTTCATCCAAAACACGGCCGGGGGCGTAGCCCCCATCTCCGGCTCCCGTCCCAAGGTCAGCATCGACAACCTGCGGGTAACAGCCACCGCAACGGGCGGCCCCGTCACGCCGGCCATCACCACCGGCACCGTGGCCGGCAGCCCCTACTGCGTGAGCGCCACGGCCGGCGCGGCCGTGTCCGTACCGTTTTCGAGCACGGGCGGCCTGTCGGGCACGTTCGACGCCCAGCTCTCCGACGCTTCCGGCGTGTTCGACGCGGACCTGACCAAAAACCTGATCGGCTCCGGCTCGGCCTCGCCGCTGGCGGCCACCATTCCGGCCGGCACCCCGGCCGGCACGGGCTACCGCATCCGCGTGGTGCACGCGGCCAGCCCCACCACGGGCTCGCCCAACGGCAGCAACCTCGTCGTGAGTGCCCCGCCGGCTTCCAACACCGTCACGCTTAACCCGGCCGCGGCCCAAAGCGTGCTTACCACCGGCAGCGGCTCCGCCATCACGGCGACGGCCACGGCCCCCAGCACCTTCGCCTGGTTTTACTCCCCCAGCAGCACGGGTCCCTTTACCTCGGCCCTGGCCAGCGCCACCGCCGCCACCTACACCCCCAAAGGCAGCGACTTCGGCGGCGCGGGCACCTACTACCTCGTAGCGCGGGCCACCAGCACCTGCGGCGGCGTCGCGGGCACCAGCGCCCCGGTCACGATCACGGTCAGCGCCCCGCAGCCCACGCTCACGGCCGCGCCCAACCCCGTGCCCGACTTCGGCAGCGTGGTGGTCGGCTCCGCCTCGGATCCCAAGACGGTTAGCCTAACCGGCAGCAACCTCTCCGGCCCCGTTACCCTGACCCCGCCGGCCGGCTTCCAGCTGCGCACCGGCAGCAACGCTTTTAGCTGCGCCGCGCTTACGCTCACGCCCACGGCGGGCGGCAGCCTCTCGGCCAGCGTGGAGGTGCGCTTCGTACCGGCCCTGGCCCAGGCTTACAGCGCCGCCATTGCCGTAAGCGGCTCGGCCACCACCTGGCCGGGCATTGCCGTATCCGGCACCGGCACGGCGGCTGCTTACCCGCCCAGCCTGAGCACCGACGCCCCGGGCACCATCACCGCTACCGCCGCCACCGGCGGGGGCGAGGTGCTCGAGGACGGCGGCAGCCCCGTCACGGCCCGCGGCCTGGCCTACGCCACCACCGCAGCCCCCACGACCCAGGACGACTTCACGGAAGACGGCACTGGGCTGGGCCGCTTCACCAGCCAGCTTAGCGGCTTGCTGCCCAGCACGACCTACTACGTGCGGGCCTACGCCACCAACGCGGTGGGCACCAGCTACGGCCCCGTGGTGTCGTTTACCACCCCGGCCGCGCCGGCGGCCGACCTGGTCATTAGCTCGGGCAGCGCGGCCAGCCCCGTCGACGTGGCGGCCGGCACCTACGACAACGTCACGGTGACGGGCACGGGCTTTGCCCGCCTGGCCGGGGCGGTGGTAGTCAACGGCGCGCTGACGGTGCAAACCGGCGGCGGGCTGAGCACCAACTGCCAGCCCCTGACCGGCAGCGGCTCCTTCACCCTGCAGCCCGGCGCCACGCTGAGCATCTGCGACGCGGCGGGCATTGCCGGCAGCGGCGCCACCGGGGCCGTGCAGCTGACGGGTTCGCGCAGCTTCGCGCCCGGTGCCGACTACGTCTACAACGGCACCCAGGCCCAGGTAACGGGTAATGGCTTGCCCGCGCAGGTGCGCAACCTGACTTCGGCTAACGCCGGCGTGCTGACCCTGTCGCAACCCGTGGCCATCCGCCAGGTGCTGACGCTGAACGCCGGCTCGCTGAGCACGGGCGGCCAGGCGCTGACGCTGCTCTCGGACGCCACCGGCACGGCCCTGGTGGCCAACCTGGGCGCGGGCCGCGTCTCGGGCAACGTGACGGTGCAGCGCTACCTGGACCCGAGCCGGAACGCCGGCCTGGGCTACCGCCACCTGGCGGCACCCACGAGCGGCGAAACCGTGGCGGCCTTTGGCTCGGGCGGCGCGGCGCTGGTAACCAACCCCGCCTACAATTCGTCCCCCACCCCGACCCAGACGACGCCCTTCCCCACGGTGTTCCGCTACGACCAGGCCCGCCTGGCTTCTTCGCCGGCTACCACTCTCTCGGCCTTTGACAAGGGCTGGGTGTCGCCGGCCACCCCGGCCGACGCGGCCAGCCTCACGACCGGCTTTACGGTGCAGCTGCCGGGGGCCAGCACGCTGAGTTTTACCGGCGCGGTAATCGGCGGGACGAGCGTGCTGAACCTGAATCGCGACGGGGGCCCCACGGCCGCCGAGGCCGGCTGGAACTTCCTGGGCAACCCCTACCCCGCCCCGCTGGACTTGAGCACCATCCCCGGCTCGCAGCTGGTGAATTTGGACGCCGCGTTCTACACCTACGAGAGCACCTCGCAGTACGGAGGCAGCTACCGCAGCTACGTCAGCGGCTTCGGCAACCCGCTCCTGGGCACGGCCCAGGCGTTCTTCATGCGCGTCAGCGCCGGCCAGACCGCCGGCAGCCTCACGCTCACCAACGCCAACCGCGTAACCAGCTACGGGTCGCAGGCCCCGGTGCGCCGGGGTACGGCGGACACCCGCCCGCAGCTGCAGCTCACGCTGGCCGGGGCCGGCCTCTCGGACGAGCTGACCGTGTACGCCCAGCCGGGCGCCACGGCCGGCTTTGACGCCGCGCTGGACGCCGCCAAGCTGTGGAACCCCAACGGGCTGAGCCTGGCTGCGCTCTCGGCCCAGGGCGAGCCCCTGGCCATTGACGGCCGCCCGGCCTTCCCGCTCGCGCAGCCCGTGCCCCTGACCGTGCAGGTGCCCCGCGCTGGCTCTTACTCCTTCACGGCCGCCTCGGTGGCCAACCTGCCCGCCGGCACCACCGCGCTGCTGGTGGATTTGACCACCGGCACCCGCACGCCCCTGCAAACCGGCACCCGCCTGACGCTGGAGCTGCCCGCCGGCACCAGCGCCGGCCGCCTGCAGCTGGAGGTGAGCGGCCGCATCCTGAGCACGGTTAGCCCGCTGGCCCAGCAGCTGAGCGTGTACCCGAACCCGAGCGCCGACGGCCAGCTGCAGCTGGTACGCCCCGCCGCCTGGGGCAGCCTGCAGGTAGAGGTGCTCAACAGTGTGGGCCAGGTGGTGCAGCGCGCCGCCCTGCGCCCCGGCGACACCCAGCTCGACGTGCGGACCCTTTCCGCCGGCGTGTACACCCTGCGCCTGACAACCCAGGCCGGCCAGACGCTGACCAAGCGCCTGGTGCGCCAGTAA